From Mobula hypostoma chromosome 3, sMobHyp1.1, whole genome shotgun sequence:
acctcgggttacccacagccctctttTTCTAATCTCCtatcatatacctatccaggagtctcttcaaagaccctattgtagccgccttcaccactgtcgacggcagcccattccatgcactcaccattctctgcataaaaaacttaaccctgacatctcctccatacctgcttccaagcgccttaaacctgtgccctctcatgttagtcatttcagccctgggaaagagcctctgactatctacacaatcaagcctctcatcatcttatacatctctatcacgtcacctctcatcctccattactGCATATAGAATAGGccgttcattcaacctattctcataaggcatgcttgccaatccaggcaacattcttgtaaatctcctctgaaccctttctatagtttccacatccttcctgtagtgaggtgaccagaaatgagcacagtactccagatgggatctgaccagggttctatatagctataacattacctctcagctcttgaactcaatcccacggttccTATTCCCTCACgccttatcctcttactctttacataattgtggaatgccttgggattttccttaatcctgtccgccaaggccttctcatggccccttctggctctcctaatttcattcttatgctccttcctgctagccttataattttctagatctctatcattacctagtattttgaacctttcgtaagcttttcttttcttcttgattactTTCAaatgcctttgtacaccatggttcctgtaccctacaatcccttccctgtctcattggaacatacctatgcagaacaccatgcaaatatcacCTGAACATTTGTCAGATTTCTGCCGTAcagttccctgagaacatctgttcccaatttatgcttccaattttctgcctgatagcttcatatttacccttactccaattaaacgctttcctaacttgtctgttcctatccctctccaatgctatggtaaaggagatatctCCAGCCAGAGGTCTATCactatcactatctccaaaatgctctcccattgagagaccaGACaactgaccaagttcatttcccaataccagctcaagtacaacctctcctcttctAAGCTTaactacatactgtgtcaggaaaccttcctgaacacacctaacaaactccaccccatctaaaccccttgctctagggagatgccaatcaatattggggaaattaaaattccccatcacaacaaccctgtccttactgcaccgttccagaatctgtcttcccatctgctcctcaatatcgctgttactattgggtggtctataaaaaacacccagtcgagttattcaacacttcccatttctaacttccacccacaaagactctgtagacaacccctccatgacttcctccttttctgcagccatgacactctctctgatcagcagtgctgatcacccccacctcttttgcctccctccctgtcatttctgaaacatctaaagcctggcactctaagtagccaatactgcccctgagctatccaaatctctaatggccacaacatcatagctccaaatactgatccacgctctaagctcatccgccttgttcatgatactccttgcattaaaatatagtCTGAGCGCATTCCTTCTCTACTACCTGCCTATCCTCgatctcacactgcctacaagctttctctatttgtgagccaaccgccccttcctccacctCTGCAGTTTGGTTGCCACCCCCCcagtaattctagtttaaactctccccaatagccttagcaaacctccctgccaggatattggtcccccttggattcgagtgcaacccatccttttagtacaggtcacgcctgccccaaaggaggtcccaatgatccagaaatctgaatccctgacccctgctccaatccttcagccacccATTTAACCTCcacttcactctattcctatactcactgtcatgtggcacaggcagtaatcctgaaattactaccttcgatgtcctgcttctcagcttttttccttactccctgtagtctgttttcaggaactcctcccttttcctacgtCCCTacgctggtaccaatatgtaccacgacctctggttgttcaccttcctacttcaggatatcatggacgcaatcagaaacatcccagaccctggcacctgggaggcaaactaccgtccgtgtttatttactgcatccacagaattgtttGTCTGcccccctaactacagagtcccctatcactgctgccatcctcttcctttccctacccttctgagcaacagggccagactctgcgccagaggtgcggccactgttgctccccccaggtaggtcgtcccccacaacagtactcaaacaggagtacttattgttaagggggacagatattggggtactctctagtatctgactcttgcccttccctcttacTGTTACTCACTTATCTGTCCCCTGAGGCTCCTAgcgtgactacttgcctatagctcctctccatcacctcctcactttgccagaccagacgaaggtcattgagctgcatctccagttccctaacgcagtcatcccacatctgatacccagtacagaacaccggcctcacagacacacttcctgtttctattcttcacaggTAACTTACCTCGCTCGACCCATCATCgctgaagccccattgagccaaagctctTCTACTGACTCCCCCTCCTCTGtcgcccgctctataaagctgacTTCTTTTTGAATTTCTCCCACCGGCCACGCAACTACACAGTCGTGCCTCGATCAAACTGCTAAAGAAAAAACTctctctttttaaattcttcctgccGGTCTAACTTGCTGACATCCACATGCCTGCGCAGTCATGCCTCAATGAACTCCAGTTGATATCATGAAAGGAGAGCACTGGAGTTTCAGGTAACTGATTCAGATCAGAACTGCAAGTTCAATAACTTTTATGATAAATAATGGCCTAGGGAAAAAAAAGGTCTCACTTTAACTTGTGGTACATTAAATGGGATAAGTGAACTTTTGGTAAAATAAAATCATATTTATTAGTCAATTACAATTGGGTATTTAAAAACAATAGATCTTTCCATAAAATCACCAAGGGgcaatgtgtaaaagaaaatgGATTTACCTTTTTGCACTAAAATGTATAAAAGGGTTTGACTGGTGGATATTAACAATTACAGGAAATGTAAAATTAGATGCTTATACACTGTATAGTGAGTTCAATGATATGACAGCACTTACCTCTCTAAATAGCTTTCGCTGCAGAGGCTGGTAAGAAGTGATTTCCTTTACGCTCCAGTCACAGGCCATGTTAGGTCTCTGACCTAACCCACTGCAGGGCGCATCCAGAAGTACCCGGTCAAAAGTTTCTGCTGGGAATGGAGGTCCCTCTGCAATTAATTGAAAGgattagattcaagattgtttccaGCATACAAGTGTAatggagaacaaagtaattgttattctagctccgatgcagcacaaagagAAAACGCAATAagataaacaaaagagattctgcagatgctagaaatccagagcaaaacacacaaaatgcaggaggagctctatggaaagcaataagcagttgatgcttcaggccgagacccatcctagatggaatatgagttgttgctcctccaccctgaaggtggggggggggggcggtctcagcctgaagcatcgattatttattcacttccctagatactgcctgacctgctgaattctgacagcattttgtgtattactGTAAGATAAAGAGACAATAATTAAAAATCACATACAATAGCTTATATACAGATTAAACAGTTGTATGTCCACAACTGTTTAATATCAATATTTAACTAAATTCTTAACTTTAATAACACAAATTGCAGTTAAATTTAGGAACCACAAATGAAACATAAGAAATTAATTATTTCAAATATCCAGCTGCAGTTTTTACTTaactttcaaattaaattaaaatggaTATCTGTTGATTACAGCTTTCAAAGTCACTTCTATTGTGAGATTCCTCATCATTGTCAAGCTGTCTTATAAAATAGTCAAGACAAAAAGGGGATACTTTATCAACCATTATTTCTTGCCTATTCCTTTTTTTCCATAGAGTATATTTTAGGCAGGACAATATAATTACAAACTGGCTGACTTATTGAAATTAACTACTAAATACTGGCCACATACTTGGCTGTTCTATAAATTATCATTTATATTCTTCACATCGTGTGCTTGCAAAAGGTATTCTGGAGAATGAAACAGCTTTATATATAAATCACATTCTCAGCATTTTCCAACACTACTCAGTGATTATTTTATTTCATACCTTGCTCATTCCAAATCCCTTCTTTTGCAAGGGCTTTAGTTCCATCATAACAAAACACTTGTATACACTTCAATTGTAAGTTCTCAGCGTTCTGCTTTATTTTTCTTACTTTATTTGCAATCTTATCAATTGCGATCACTTCACCCTGTAGAAAAAGTTGTTCCAAATTTTAGTGGAATAATAGTATTTTTCTGTATCGTACAGTATTCATTATTTCAAGGACAAAACCAAAAGGCATAAAAAGAGCTTCAGTTACTGTTTCAAGTATAACACAGATTCAAATTGAATTTCAGATTTCTTCTACTGATCAAAGTATTCATTGAAAATCAAGACTTGAAAGGTGTGGAATAGGAACAGTGCTTTGCAAactccacatctcacacagaccaGCGTGGAAAGATGACGCTTAAACTTGGAAAAATACTAAGTTCTTGGAAATGATAATTAAGAGTAAATAATTCCAAAACGTTTGTGTAATTTTGATAGACAATCTGACAATGGTCCCACGACCAAGAAGAGTTTAACTTGTTAAAGAAAATATACCTTCACAACTAAATTAACGATCTTGCCAAGAAAATGGAATATACAATGCTATATTATGGATTATTCAATTTCATTTCAATGAATAATGAATCAATATGTAGAAAAACCAGGTACCTATGCAAGTAGCCTAGAGTCTGTGATTTTCTTGTCATATTCTCTTTGCTTCATAAGTGCTGACCATAGAAAAGCCCAGGTATATGAAAAAGCATCCAATATCCTTGCAATGCCCAGCATTGTCAATCGTGCAGAAGCAGATTCTAGATTGCCTAAGGGGTCTATTCCAATGTTATCTGAAAGGGACTTATTCCCATGGAATCAAATGCTGAGAATGCTCAGATTTCCTTCAGTATTATACTTGCCCTGTGGTCTCTCTCATTTGGACACAATAATCACAATGGCCACTCACTTCTACCAATCTGCTTACCCTACTGATCTAACAATTCATCCACTATCCATCTTCTGCTGTCCACATGATCCAATTCCCTAATCCTTCTGACTAATGACCCCTAATGCTACCATCCCATTGATCCTTGACCTTTTCTTTCCACTAAAAGCCCTTTTGATCACTAACCGCTTTTATTCTCTCCCCCACGTCCTTTTCCCCGGCTCTAACAGCTCTTTGGCCTGATCCTACTTAATTTTGCAGTGGTTAGCTCACTGTATACCAAGCTTCACCTAACTTGACCAGTGCATTTCAAATTGAAAGTGATATATtatttctaaacacaagagattctgcagatgctagaaatccagagcaccacacacaaaatactgaacaaactcagcaggtcaggcagcatctatgaaaatgatgtttcgagccgagacccttcatcaggactgaaaaggaagagggaagacacaagaataaaaaggtagaaggagaggaaggaggacaagctagaaagtgataggtgaagccaggtgggtgagaaaggtaaagggctggagaagaaggaatctgataggtgaggagagtgtaccatgggagaaagggaagaaggaggggcactggggaggtgataggcaggtgaagagaagaggtaagaggccaagtggggaatgaaagaagaggaaagggaaaaggaaaaaaaaacaaaaggaaaaatcTATGTTCATACCACCGGGTTTGAGAtttcctagatggaatatgaggtgttgctccacctGAGACTGGCCTCATTGTagcagaagaggccatggaccgacacgttggaacgggaatggggataggaatttgaATGATTTTTTTCGAAGAACAATGCACCACAACAAAGTTCAATTCTAATCATAGGGAATACAAACTTTAACATGCAAACAATTACTAAGTAACAAATGAATATCTGAAACCAAACTATACTAACTTAAGATCATTACATCTGAAGAGCTGAGATGTAAAGCCACAACCCCGATAGAGTTTTCCTTTAACCATCCTTAGTTCATAATCAACAGTATAAAAATTTAATACATTACTCAAAATTCTACCTCAATTTTGCTGGAGGCCTGATGGTAAAATTAAAATTCTCAGCTGCACATAGCTGACATTTATACAGAACAGCACGGTAACAAGCCCTTGGGTCCATGTGTCTGatctgaccatgatgccaatctaattaatcccatttgcctgcatatgGTCTGCATCCCTTTATTCACAGCCTGTTGTTGCCCTGTCTCattgcctcttaaacattgctattaTATCTGCTTCTGCCACCGCTCCTGATCAGTGACAGAAAATGTGATTTTCAGGTTGACAAACTGTTAACTAGTGGGGTGTTTCCCTTATTGTATTGTATTTGCCAGATCACTGTCAACGTGCTTAAATCATACTCGACCTAATAGGGCTCGAAAGGATCAGTTTTGAATGTTGTTGTCAGCCTGAGAGGGCAGGTGCTGGACATGCTTCAGCAGTCAGCTCCTCACAATCTTCCCAGCTCTCAGACCGAGAAGCCTGTCTACTGTTTGAACTGAGTTAAACCTAGTGCATGCACATCATTCTCCTATTTAATGAATGAGAGGCATTGGCTAACAGAAGGCATACAGTCACACATGTTAAATCATGAACATACAAAGCTTTTCCTATTTAGGACTATGTGCTGAGGAAGACTACTCTGGTTCTGCCTGTACTGCTGCTCACCACTGGCAACTCCTTCCCAATCACCAAACCTGATTTTTGTTATACACAGCAGTCCAGCCTAACTGCAGCAATCTTTACCAGGTTCGCAATTGTTATTGCCCATCTCACTCTCTTGACTCAAAGACCATGGACTACAAACTCAACTGTCAAATCTTACTTGACCATTGAAAACTTTACTACCAATACTGCTTGTCTACACTGATGATTCTACAAAAGTAAGTTTTAAAGTAAACAATTACACACAATGGGCTGGACTTAATTGAGTACATTTTTCATTAAAATTGCATATAGTAGTTTTTCTAAACTGTATTCTACCAGGGCaaatatttgttttgttttgccttACCTTATCTTTCATTAATGCTGCAATATGAGTAGTTTTTCCACCAGGACCTGCACACAAATCTAAGATGCGCTCTCCAGGTTTAGGATCCAACACGTGGCTCACGACCACTGATGGTAAGTTCTGAATATTAAGAAAAACACATCACTCCATATATCATAATACTTCTCAAGTACCTTAAAATAAGGATCTCCAAACCCTAACAAAGCAGTCCACGATTTATATCGGAAAAGAACTGAAAGGTACTTTTCACACCACTCTCAGAAAATgtaaaaatcatttaaaataaaaCGAATACCACTATGAATAAGCTATAATTCATTATAGACAGATGCAGTACAAACACAGTTGCTAGCAAACCAGAAGCCATCTTTAATCCTAGAAAGCAAAACTGGAATGGAATGCAATATTACAAGATTGAAAAAGATTTGTAATAACATTACAGAAAATCCTGAGGAGAATCCTAGAAGCATATGCCTTTTTCAAAATCTATACGAGTATAAATATAAGTACAGATATACCTGTAAAAACAGAAAGCTGTTCATTAGGTTGTCAAACGATGGGGTAACATAGACAGGTTCAGTCATTCTGACTCCCACACCCCTGAAAATGAATAACCAAATAAAATTTAACACacatataaataaatacacatttttaattttttttattgagacacattgcagagtagacccttctggctctaaatatatatatttatatttacaatgcttctagcagtgcattccagacctccaccactctctgtgtaaacaacttGCCTCACACATCTTTGTATTTTCCATCTCTGGCCATAAATACACGCTCTGCAGTAATAGGCATTTCAATCCTGGAAAAATATGTCTCCTCTGTCTACACcttgcataattttataaacttttatcaaacctcccctcaaccGCTCTAGAGAAAACAGGTCAGCTTGTCCATCCTCTCCTCATAGCACAGGTCCTCCAAACAAGGCAGGACagtggtaaacctcctctgtatcctctccaattctccatatccttcctataatgaggtgaacagaactgaacacaaatcTATATAAGTGTCATCAGGACGAaaggtcttgatgaagagtctcagcccaaaatgttgactgtttattctataaaagctgcctgacctgctgagttcctccagcattttgtgtgttattctggatttccagcatcttcagaatctcatgtttagaatcaggtttattatcactcttaTATGACatagaatttgttgttttgcaagaGCAAAATACACACATAACTACTGCAATAAAAAGGAAtaaggttcatggaccattcagatttTATTACAGTAGGTATGACCTCACTCAACTGCGGTACTCTTACATTATAGAATTGCAACTTTCTGCTCCTACCATCACTAGCACATAGCACTGAGATCCTTGAATCACAGGGAGGCAGTAATGTGCTCAGCAGAATGTTTGTGAGAATCCACCTAACAATAGCAGTACTGAGGAGGGGGCAGGGGATTCTGAAATGAAATAGGATTGGCAATCTTATTCTGTGGACCTATTCCACAAATTGTTGTTATGGAGTACAGTATAGAAGATGGAATGGAGGGGATGGCGGTAGTTACAAGACCAGGTGTttatgagagagcgagagagagtgatattgtgtgtgtgtgtgtgtgtgtgtgtgtgtgtgtgtgtgtgtgttgtgataAAATGCCATGTGTGGAAATGGAACAAAGCAGATATTTGGAGAGGAGTTCCCAAGTCAAAGTCATCCAGCATTGAAacgggcctttcagcccaccaagtcaatACTAATagtcaagcacccatttacactcatgtCATTTTATTCATTCCACATTCCTTTCAATCGACTCCCACCAAATTCTGTTGCTTATGTACATACCAGGGGAAATTTATagtagccaattaatctaccaacatccacttctttgggatgagggagaaaaccagagggccAGGGGAAGTCCCACTTGGTCACAGCGAAAATGTGCCTGAGATGTGGCCCTAGAACTGAGGTAGCAGCATTACTAGCTATGTCACTGGGCAGTCCTAAGTTACGCAACACTAAGTATAACATAACATAGGCAGCCTTTAACAATGGTGATGGTTATGCGTGACACCTGAATTATATAGAGGTTGCACTGCATTTGGATTTTATGCAGTGTGATCAATGTTTCAAATTATGGAATATCCTATTTCAGATTTACCTGGCAAAATGGTCACTGACTTAGTGCCATATTCCCGGGTATTAGCTTTCCATATTTGTGCAAGCATCACTAAAGCAAATACTAAGGTGGCCAGAAGAGTGCACAAGTCTATTGACATGGGCCAAAAATTTAAATATTAGATAAATAATAAGAAAGGCAGCAGTACGTGTCAATTGCTAACTGATACAATTAAAATGATTTGACTctgcatatattaaaaaaattgatCAAGTTAGAGACTATGTGAAAATGAAAGTTATTTGGTCATTGGCAACAAGAATTGTTCATTTAACTATGATGACAGAGAAATTCCTTACATTGTGGAATCAATAAACTGTACAAAAGGAAGGATCAGTTCGTGGAGACACTGCACAGATAGAGCTTGGTCTCCGCATGAAAACATGGATTGGATTGAAGGAAAATATGCCAAACCTGACAGAAGTTAGCTATGAGAGTACTCCCTCGCATTCAGAAGCATCAagatatagggtagcaagaaaggagcttaagaaggggctgagaagagcaagaagggggcatgagaaggccttggcgagtagggtaaaggaaaaccccaaggcattcttcaattatgtgaagaacgaaaggatgacaggagtgaagttaggaccgattacagataaaggtgggaagatctgcctgaaggctgtggaagtgagcgaggtcctcgatgaatacttctcttcggtattcatcaatgagagggaacttgatgacggtgaggacaacatgaatgaggttgatgttcttgaGCTTGTTGATatgaagggagaggaggtgttggagttgttaaaatacattaggacagataagtccccggggcctgatggaatattccccaggctgctccacgaggcaagggaagagattgctgagcctctggctaggatctttatgtcctcgttgcccacgggaatggtaccggaggattggagggagacgaatattgtcgccttgttcaaaaaaggtagtagggatagcccaggtaattatagaccagtgagccttacatctgtggtgggaaagctgttggtaaAGATTCTTatcgagataggatctatgggtatttagagaatcatggtctgatcaaggacagtcagcatggctttgtgaagggcagatcatgtctaacaagcctaacagagttctttgaggaggtgaccaggcatatagatgagggtagtgcagtggatgtgatctacatggattttagtaaggcatttgacaaggttccacatggtaggcttattcagaaagtcagaaggcatgggatccagggaagtttggccaggtggaatcagaattggcttgcctacagaaggcagagagtcgtggtggagggagtacattcgattggagggttgtgactagtggtgtcccacaaggatcggttctgggacctctacttctcgtggtttttattaatgacctggatgtgggggtagaagggtgggttggtaagtttgcagacgacacaaaggttggtggtggtatATATAGTGTTGAGGATTgtcgaaggttgcagagagacattgataggatgcagaagtgggctgagaactggcagatggagttcaacccggagaagtgtgaggtggtacactttggaaggacaaactccaaggcagagtacaaagtaaatggcaggatacttggtagtgtggaggagcagagggatctgggggtacatgtccacagacccctgaaagttgcctcacaggtagatagggtaattaagaaagcttatgggtagttagctttcacaagtcgagggatagagtttaagaattgtgaggtaatgatgcagctctataaaactctggttaggccacacttggagtaccgtgtccagttctggtcgcctcactataagaaggatgtggaagcattggaaagagtacaaagaagatttaccaggattctgcctggtttagagagtatgcattatgatcagagattaagggagttagggctttactctttggagagaaggaggatgagaggagacgtgatagaggtgtacaagataataagaggaatagatagagtggatagctagcgcctcttccccagggcaccactgctcaatacaagaggacatggttttaaggtgaggggtgggaagttcaagggggatattagagggaggttttttcactcagagagtggttggtgcgtggaatgcactgcctgaatcagtggtggaggcagatactctagtgaagtttaagaaactactag
This genomic window contains:
- the nsun6 gene encoding tRNA (cytosine(72)-C(5))-methyltransferase NSUN6 isoform X2, translated to MKAGDTVSVYSDIHGKCKRGAKEYKGAKVFVGNGIAELSRNEIFCSNCTLRGVGVRMTEPVYVTPSFDNLMNSFLFLQNLPSVVVSHVLDPKPGERILDLCAGPGGKTTHIAALMKDKGEVIAIDKIANKVRKIKQNAENLQLKCIQVFCYDGTKALAKEGIWNEQEGPPFPAETFDRVLLDAPCSGLGQRPNMACDWSVKEITSYQPLQRKLFREAVKLLKPGGILVYSTCTITLAENEEQVAWALSTFPCLRLHQQEPHLGEGGMMSNGLSEDQLKLLQRFNPSSVSVKDTFAFSSRMDFSQMTDLINLANKDTIGFFIAKFIKSQDA